The proteins below come from a single Roseiflexus sp. RS-1 genomic window:
- a CDS encoding FHA domain-containing protein, with translation MNPASHQTQSLCPVCGAPQPGAARFCSRCGHPLTQPPQTFEMLVTQNNAPPMRVPIPAATVTIGRAHDSTILISDPKVSRRHLQLTWNGAAFVAEDVGSSGGTLLNGMPLRSPTILRPGDTLSIGDTILRLEIASGTATVLAPPREQAPSVPQTPTTPAHLQPPASASAQPAALPPYQPPASAQPAAPPPYQPPAYGQPITPPPYQPPASAQPGAPPSYQPPAYGQPVTPPPYQSPASGQPGALPPYQSPAPASAQPAAPPYQPPYRQEPVGFPPPPATPAAPPYPGMAQIPVSPPPRRSSHIGIILGIVAVFLLIGGGAAVVILGPWRSPLGPVAPPSSDQEQPAPLTMTLTPQEQTIVAPDGQPHTDSHGASLIVPSDILEEAAHVELIASSAQGTLADALSQDFTIETPFYAIVADNDGRGRASLTLPAASPDSRVAVVIDTTYLAILDTQPVNGVLHVEAAVTPKTLPDTPAPGTTRDGSIHYVVLRAKSGSAASPAGTGSALGLNLAPRRAYAAEASQTNTYIP, from the coding sequence ATGAACCCCGCATCCCATCAGACGCAGTCGCTCTGTCCTGTCTGTGGCGCGCCTCAGCCGGGCGCCGCCCGATTCTGCTCACGCTGCGGTCATCCGCTGACCCAACCGCCTCAGACATTCGAGATGCTGGTTACCCAGAACAACGCCCCACCGATGCGCGTACCCATCCCCGCCGCAACCGTTACCATCGGTCGGGCGCACGACAGCACCATCCTGATCAGCGATCCAAAGGTTTCACGACGCCATCTGCAACTGACCTGGAACGGCGCGGCGTTCGTCGCTGAAGATGTCGGCAGCAGCGGCGGGACGCTTCTGAACGGCATGCCGTTGCGCAGCCCGACGATCCTGCGTCCGGGAGACACGCTTTCGATTGGAGATACCATCCTGCGGTTGGAGATCGCGTCAGGCACAGCAACCGTGCTGGCGCCTCCGCGTGAACAGGCGCCCTCTGTGCCGCAGACGCCGACCACGCCCGCCCATCTCCAGCCACCTGCATCTGCATCTGCGCAACCTGCTGCACTGCCGCCCTATCAACCGCCTGCATCTGCGCAACCTGCTGCACCGCCACCTTATCAACCACCCGCATATGGGCAACCTATCACACCGCCGCCCTATCAGCCGCCTGCATCTGCACAACCTGGTGCACCGCCATCTTATCAACCACCCGCATATGGGCAACCTGTCACACCGCCACCCTATCAATCGCCTGCGTCTGGGCAACCTGGTGCGCTGCCGCCCTATCAGTCGCCTGCACCTGCATCTGCGCAACCTGCCGCGCCGCCTTACCAGCCGCCGTATCGTCAGGAACCGGTTGGCTTTCCGCCGCCTCCAGCGACACCTGCCGCGCCGCCATATCCGGGAATGGCGCAGATCCCGGTGTCGCCGCCGCCCCGTCGTTCATCACACATCGGCATCATCCTCGGCATTGTGGCGGTGTTTCTGCTGATCGGAGGAGGCGCAGCCGTGGTGATCCTCGGTCCGTGGCGCAGCCCCCTTGGACCCGTCGCGCCCCCATCTTCTGATCAAGAACAGCCGGCGCCGCTGACCATGACCCTCACGCCGCAGGAACAGACTATCGTTGCTCCCGATGGTCAACCGCACACCGACAGTCATGGCGCCAGCCTGATCGTGCCATCTGACATCCTCGAGGAAGCGGCGCATGTCGAACTGATCGCAAGCAGCGCCCAGGGAACGCTCGCTGATGCGCTGAGCCAGGACTTTACCATCGAAACGCCTTTCTACGCCATCGTTGCCGACAACGACGGGCGCGGGCGCGCGTCGCTGACACTGCCAGCCGCCAGTCCTGATTCGCGTGTCGCGGTTGTGATCGATACCACCTATCTGGCGATCCTCGATACGCAGCCGGTCAACGGCGTACTGCACGTCGAAGCCGCTGTGACACCCAAAACGTTGCCCGATACACCGGCGCCCGGCACAACGCGCGATGGCTCGATCCACTACGTCGTTCTCCGCGCAAAGTCTGGCAGTGCTGCATCGCCTGCCGGCACGGGCAGCGCACTGGGGCTGAACCTTGCGCCGCGCCGCGCCTATGCTGCTGAAGCGTCCCAGACAAACACATATATACCTTGA
- a CDS encoding amylo-alpha-1,6-glucosidase, with product MEYLVVSDNHTFIISRHDGDIPVEDTPLGLYFYDTRHLSALQVRLDGQPLELLSWNDEHVYHAVCLLTNGALRSAEGGIDRQTIAVRRERVVRDAVFERLTLTNYNRTPVAFDLTIEMAVDFADIFLVRGFAGGPRGTIEPVDYQGDRLRFVYRGADEVVRVTDIDLSAIPDTVDILGAEAPPPSRGPQGEGSRRLRQLPTPARAQVHWRVELAPHATWSVTLTMTPSIHATGHPGSERDLTFEQALDEVRASYQAWDDATAMVMTDHPTLNRLLRRSSYDLRALTARFGDVLLPVAGIPWFAVPFGRDSLITSLQTLWFHPDLARGTLRYLAEHQGTQDNPWRDEQPGKILHEMRFGELANTNSAPFNPYYGSIDSTLLFLMLFATTVRWTGDQALYHDLLPAALLALDWMDLYADADGDGYIAFEPRSSAGLRIQGWKDSRDSVVHPDGTLATPPLALVEVQAYAYAARTWMADLLELMGDHNRAAEVRAGAATLKERFNVDFWLAEEGFYAQAIEVGKGPVREVTSNPGHALLCGILTPERAAQVAARLVAPDMLSSWGVRTRSAADPNYNPMSYHNGSVWPHDNSLILWGLARSGFRDQANEIAGRLLEAASHVHLCRLPELMCGYDREPGMFDSPVPYPVSCRPQAWAAGTGLLIVQSILGLEVDAFANTLRLAPHLPPWLSMVEVRNLRVGERRVDFRATRAGVEVISDGGVNVQVEQ from the coding sequence GTGGAATACCTTGTCGTTTCGGACAATCACACGTTCATCATCAGCCGTCACGATGGCGATATTCCTGTCGAGGATACGCCGTTGGGTCTCTATTTCTACGATACGCGCCATCTCAGCGCGCTCCAGGTGCGCCTCGACGGTCAACCGCTCGAGTTGCTATCCTGGAACGATGAGCATGTCTATCACGCGGTCTGTTTGCTGACGAACGGCGCACTGCGAAGCGCAGAAGGCGGCATTGACCGTCAGACGATAGCGGTGCGACGCGAGCGGGTGGTGCGCGATGCGGTGTTCGAGCGGCTCACGCTCACCAACTACAACCGCACGCCGGTTGCGTTTGATCTGACTATCGAGATGGCGGTCGATTTCGCCGACATCTTCCTGGTGCGCGGCTTTGCCGGCGGTCCTCGCGGAACGATTGAACCGGTCGATTATCAGGGTGATCGGTTAAGGTTCGTCTATCGCGGCGCCGATGAGGTTGTGCGCGTCACTGATATTGACCTGAGCGCGATCCCCGATACGGTGGACATCCTCGGTGCTGAGGCGCCGCCGCCTTCGCGTGGTCCGCAGGGTGAAGGATCGCGGCGTCTGCGTCAGTTGCCGACGCCGGCGCGCGCACAGGTGCACTGGCGGGTCGAACTGGCGCCCCACGCCACGTGGAGCGTGACACTGACGATGACGCCTTCGATCCACGCAACCGGACATCCGGGAAGTGAACGTGATCTGACATTTGAGCAGGCGCTGGACGAGGTGCGTGCTTCGTACCAGGCGTGGGACGATGCCACGGCGATGGTGATGACCGATCATCCGACGCTCAACCGGTTGTTGCGGCGCAGCAGTTATGACCTCCGTGCGCTGACCGCCCGTTTTGGCGATGTTCTCCTGCCGGTTGCCGGCATTCCCTGGTTTGCCGTGCCCTTTGGACGCGACTCGCTGATTACCAGTCTCCAGACACTCTGGTTTCACCCTGATCTTGCGCGGGGAACGTTGCGTTACCTGGCAGAGCATCAGGGGACACAGGATAACCCCTGGCGCGATGAGCAACCTGGCAAGATTCTCCACGAGATGCGCTTCGGTGAGCTTGCCAATACCAATAGTGCGCCGTTCAATCCGTACTACGGCAGTATCGATTCGACACTGCTCTTTTTGATGCTCTTCGCCACGACCGTGCGCTGGACCGGCGATCAAGCGCTGTACCATGATCTGCTGCCGGCTGCGCTGCTTGCACTCGACTGGATGGACCTCTATGCCGATGCGGATGGGGATGGATACATCGCATTCGAGCCACGCTCATCAGCCGGGTTGCGCATCCAGGGGTGGAAGGACTCGCGCGACTCGGTGGTGCACCCGGATGGGACGCTCGCAACGCCGCCGCTGGCGCTGGTGGAGGTGCAGGCATATGCGTATGCTGCCAGAACGTGGATGGCCGATCTGCTGGAACTGATGGGAGATCACAATCGCGCGGCGGAGGTGCGCGCCGGCGCCGCCACCCTGAAAGAGCGCTTCAACGTCGATTTCTGGCTGGCTGAAGAAGGCTTCTATGCCCAGGCAATCGAGGTCGGCAAGGGTCCTGTCCGCGAGGTGACCAGCAATCCGGGTCATGCGTTGCTGTGCGGCATTCTGACGCCGGAACGCGCCGCGCAGGTTGCAGCGCGCCTGGTTGCGCCCGATATGCTGTCGAGTTGGGGGGTGCGCACGCGCAGTGCGGCAGACCCGAATTACAATCCGATGAGTTATCACAACGGCAGTGTCTGGCCCCACGACAATTCCCTGATCCTGTGGGGTCTGGCGCGCAGCGGGTTCCGTGACCAGGCGAACGAGATTGCCGGTCGTCTGCTTGAGGCTGCATCCCATGTTCATCTGTGCCGCCTGCCTGAGTTGATGTGCGGGTATGACCGCGAGCCAGGCATGTTCGATAGCCCTGTTCCATATCCGGTCAGTTGCCGTCCCCAGGCGTGGGCTGCTGGCACAGGCTTGCTGATTGTGCAGAGCATATTGGGGCTGGAGGTCGATGCGTTCGCAAATACGCTGCGGCTTGCGCCGCACCTGCCCCCCTGGCTCTCGATGGTCGAGGTGCGGAACCTGCGGGTCGGCGAGCGGCGGGTGGATTTCCGCGCGACCCGCGCCGGGGTGGAGGTCATTTCGGATGGCGGGGTCAATGTGCAGGTCGAGCAGTGA
- a CDS encoding sugar ABC transporter substrate-binding protein, whose amino-acid sequence METPALTIRRYACALAIMLLAACSQPGAAPPTPAPAPTVAPTTPATPLPSPTAPPTATPPPTPTPAPEPLTVWVAADEAHRDALTRLLTDAAAETGVPVRIMSGSPDAMIARLRVDQLDGRPPPDLIWGNGNDLAILRTMGLIQATRRTASPNDTLPAVITGATTDGQQWGEPVAAQGFLLLLYNRKLVEHPPRTVDSLIATARANTGGNRVGLVAGWTEARWFALWLDMTGGTMLDADGMPLLDTPAVIAALDLLRTMRRYGPTSPSTYDEGARLFRRGRAALAIDGDWALESYRGLTETLELGIAPLPLTSRGTPATAPLTGVYLMYGAALDASRLAQAEALAQTLREPAWQARIARDTGMLPASIAALSDPAVTDDPALAAAAQYARNAPGIPPDRPIRCAWDAIEAALSPFLLGKRTAAETASAMQQRADACARQ is encoded by the coding sequence ATGGAAACTCCTGCCCTGACCATCCGCCGGTATGCCTGTGCGCTGGCGATCATGCTGCTGGCGGCATGCAGTCAACCCGGTGCAGCGCCGCCAACACCGGCGCCTGCTCCAACGGTTGCGCCGACAACGCCGGCAACGCCGCTGCCTTCGCCGACCGCTCCACCGACCGCAACGCCGCCACCCACACCCACTCCGGCGCCCGAACCGCTGACGGTGTGGGTGGCGGCTGACGAAGCGCACCGCGACGCACTGACCCGCCTGCTCACCGACGCCGCTGCCGAAACCGGCGTTCCGGTCCGCATCATGAGCGGCAGCCCCGACGCCATGATCGCCCGGTTGCGCGTTGATCAACTCGACGGGCGCCCGCCGCCAGACCTGATCTGGGGGAACGGCAATGACCTGGCAATCCTGCGCACGATGGGGCTGATTCAGGCGACGCGTCGGACGGCTTCTCCCAACGACACGCTGCCCGCTGTCATCACCGGCGCCACTACCGACGGTCAACAGTGGGGTGAGCCGGTTGCGGCGCAGGGATTCTTGCTGCTGCTCTACAATCGGAAACTCGTGGAACATCCGCCGCGCACCGTCGATTCACTGATCGCCACTGCGCGTGCCAACACTGGCGGCAATCGGGTCGGACTGGTCGCCGGATGGACCGAAGCGCGCTGGTTTGCGTTGTGGCTGGATATGACCGGTGGAACGATGCTTGATGCTGATGGGATGCCGCTACTCGACACACCCGCAGTTATCGCAGCGCTCGATCTGCTGCGCACCATGCGACGGTATGGACCGACATCCCCCTCGACCTATGACGAAGGCGCACGGTTGTTCCGTCGCGGCAGGGCAGCGCTGGCAATCGACGGCGACTGGGCGCTGGAGAGTTATCGCGGATTGACCGAGACGCTGGAGTTGGGCATTGCGCCGCTGCCGTTGACCAGCCGCGGAACGCCAGCGACAGCGCCGCTGACCGGCGTCTACCTGATGTACGGCGCCGCGCTCGACGCCTCACGCCTGGCACAGGCGGAAGCGCTTGCACAGACCCTGCGCGAACCGGCATGGCAGGCGCGCATTGCCCGCGACACAGGGATGCTCCCGGCTTCCATCGCTGCACTGAGCGACCCGGCGGTCACTGACGATCCGGCGCTTGCCGCCGCAGCGCAGTACGCCAGAAACGCACCCGGCATCCCGCCCGACCGCCCGATCCGCTGCGCCTGGGATGCTATCGAAGCGGCGCTCTCCCCGTTTTTGCTTGGCAAACGCACCGCCGCCGAAACCGCATCAGCGATGCAACAGCGCGCCGACGCCTGTGCACGTCAGTAG
- a CDS encoding NADPH-dependent F420 reductase, with the protein MTVIALIGTGRMATGLGTGWARAGHQIVFGSRTPAEKQHLTADLPGARVTDYAGALEDATVVVITLPYREVAPFCRSHAAMLRERLVIDISNPFDNLPDNRIAGAEITRDAIGPGARVVAAFKTNFSTTLLTPFNADGIQRDVFYAGDDEADKRIVAGLIADLGFRPVDCGGLHNARILDGMVPLIIELDNRYGGAWQTTWKLLP; encoded by the coding sequence ATGACCGTCATTGCACTGATCGGCACGGGAAGAATGGCAACCGGACTGGGAACCGGCTGGGCGCGCGCCGGTCATCAGATCGTGTTCGGCTCACGCACACCCGCCGAAAAACAGCACCTGACCGCAGATCTTCCCGGCGCCCGGGTGACTGACTACGCCGGGGCGTTGGAGGACGCAACGGTTGTCGTGATCACGCTGCCCTACCGTGAAGTGGCGCCGTTTTGTCGCAGCCACGCTGCGATGCTGCGTGAACGGTTGGTGATCGACATTTCCAACCCGTTTGACAATCTGCCCGACAATCGCATTGCCGGCGCTGAAATCACCCGCGACGCCATCGGTCCTGGCGCACGGGTCGTGGCGGCATTCAAAACCAATTTTTCGACCACGCTGCTGACGCCCTTCAACGCCGATGGCATCCAGCGCGATGTGTTCTACGCCGGCGATGATGAAGCAGACAAACGAATCGTCGCCGGTCTGATCGCCGACCTTGGATTCCGACCGGTCGATTGCGGCGGATTGCACAACGCGCGCATCCTCGACGGCATGGTTCCCCTGATCATCGAACTCGACAACCGGTACGGTGGCGCGTGGCAGACGACATGGAAACTCCTGCCCTGA
- a CDS encoding N-acetylglucosamine kinase, with translation MRHGYVLGIDAGGSKTHALIADLEGRVVGWGQSGPGNWEGVGLDGAAAAYAQAVDAALEVAGISRDALIAAGYALAGLDWESDHDRLTPVVTRLGVPGPFILVNDAFGALRAGSADGCGVVVIVGTGSTVAGRNRRGDTFRTFGLGMVWGDFHGATGLVWEATRAIGHAWIGRGPATALTDAFVQAYGAAGLLDLVERVSRGAAPHPDGRLAPLIFATADAGDEVACRIVRQAGEDLGQTAAAVVRKLGLGAEPFDLVLAGGVFRSRNTLLIETLASQVRLESPAVRVVLLEAPPVAGSVLLAFDAAGLPTPPALRERLLAEAHHRFDMLQRGIPQ, from the coding sequence ATGCGCCACGGGTACGTTCTGGGCATTGATGCTGGCGGTTCCAAAACCCACGCACTGATTGCCGATCTGGAAGGGCGTGTCGTCGGTTGGGGGCAGAGCGGACCCGGCAACTGGGAGGGTGTGGGTCTCGACGGCGCTGCAGCGGCGTATGCACAGGCAGTCGATGCGGCGCTGGAGGTGGCGGGCATTTCCCGCGATGCGCTGATCGCTGCCGGATATGCGCTGGCAGGTCTCGACTGGGAGAGTGATCATGATCGTCTCACGCCGGTGGTGACGCGCCTGGGCGTACCCGGTCCGTTCATCCTGGTGAATGATGCGTTTGGCGCCCTGCGCGCCGGTTCTGCCGATGGATGCGGCGTTGTCGTCATCGTGGGCACGGGTTCGACCGTCGCCGGACGAAATCGTCGCGGCGATACCTTTCGCACCTTCGGTTTGGGAATGGTGTGGGGCGACTTTCACGGCGCCACCGGGCTGGTGTGGGAAGCAACCCGCGCCATCGGGCACGCCTGGATCGGACGCGGACCGGCGACGGCGCTGACCGATGCTTTTGTCCAGGCGTATGGCGCTGCCGGTCTGCTCGATCTGGTTGAACGGGTCTCGCGCGGCGCGGCGCCGCACCCCGATGGACGACTCGCGCCGCTGATCTTCGCAACCGCAGATGCAGGGGACGAGGTTGCCTGTCGGATCGTTCGTCAGGCGGGTGAGGACCTGGGACAGACGGCGGCAGCGGTCGTGCGTAAACTCGGTCTCGGCGCTGAACCATTCGACCTGGTGCTCGCCGGCGGCGTCTTTCGTTCGCGGAATACGCTCCTGATCGAAACGCTTGCCAGCCAGGTGCGCCTGGAGTCTCCGGCGGTACGTGTTGTGCTGCTCGAAGCGCCGCCTGTGGCGGGAAGCGTCCTGCTGGCGTTCGATGCTGCCGGTCTGCCAACGCCGCCTGCGCTCCGTGAGCGGTTGCTGGCGGAAGCGCATCACCGGTTCGATATGCTTCAGAGAGGAATACCGCAATGA
- a CDS encoding alpha-L-fucosidase: protein MLTPTPTRGDTSWFVRDRFGMFIHWGLYALAARHEWVKSREKIDDETYQRYFDHFDPDLYDPRVWARAAREAGMKYVVITTRHHEGFCLWDTHYTAYKAPNTPAKRDLLKPFVEAFRAEGLRIGFYYSLIDWHHPDFPIDIYHPLRDHPNVAELNAGRDIRRYAAYMRNQVRELLTGYGPVDIIWFDFSYPNRAYNGLPGKGRADWESEALLRLVRELAPDIIVNNRLDLPTEFADVHTPEQFQPREWVHVNGEPVVWETCQTFSGSWGYHRDEMTWKSPEQLIQMLINSVACGGNLLMNVGPTARGTFDDRAMAALKVYADWMRLHNRSIYGCTQSEFAAPTDCRLTQNGKRLYLHIFSWPFRHVHLDSMAGRVEYAQLLHDASEVKLLEPGRHSEWSIAETAADTLTLELPVAKPRVTVPVVELFLR, encoded by the coding sequence ATGCTCACTCCAACGCCAACGCGCGGCGATACGTCGTGGTTCGTCCGTGATCGCTTCGGCATGTTCATTCACTGGGGATTGTATGCGCTTGCAGCACGCCATGAGTGGGTCAAAAGCCGCGAGAAGATCGACGACGAAACGTATCAGCGCTACTTCGACCATTTCGATCCCGATCTCTACGATCCGCGCGTGTGGGCGCGCGCCGCGCGCGAGGCGGGGATGAAGTATGTGGTGATCACGACCAGGCACCACGAGGGGTTCTGCCTGTGGGATACGCACTATACGGCGTATAAGGCGCCCAATACCCCGGCAAAACGCGATCTGCTGAAACCGTTCGTCGAGGCGTTCCGCGCCGAAGGATTGCGCATCGGCTTTTACTACTCCCTCATCGACTGGCATCATCCCGATTTTCCGATCGATATCTACCATCCCCTCCGCGACCACCCCAATGTCGCCGAATTGAATGCCGGTCGTGACATTCGACGATATGCCGCATATATGCGCAATCAGGTGCGCGAACTTCTTACCGGCTACGGACCGGTGGACATCATCTGGTTCGACTTCTCCTACCCCAACCGCGCGTACAACGGTCTGCCGGGCAAAGGACGCGCCGATTGGGAGAGTGAGGCGCTGTTGCGGCTGGTGCGCGAACTGGCGCCGGATATTATTGTCAATAATCGTCTCGATCTGCCAACCGAGTTCGCCGATGTGCATACCCCTGAACAGTTTCAACCGCGTGAATGGGTGCATGTCAACGGCGAACCGGTGGTGTGGGAGACGTGCCAGACATTCAGCGGCTCGTGGGGCTACCACCGCGACGAGATGACCTGGAAAAGCCCGGAACAACTCATTCAGATGCTGATCAACTCGGTGGCTTGCGGCGGAAACCTGTTGATGAATGTTGGTCCCACCGCGCGCGGCACGTTCGACGACCGGGCAATGGCCGCGCTCAAGGTCTATGCCGACTGGATGCGCCTGCATAACCGCTCGATCTATGGCTGCACGCAGAGCGAGTTCGCCGCACCGACCGACTGCCGCCTGACGCAAAATGGGAAACGGCTCTACCTGCACATCTTTTCCTGGCCCTTCCGCCATGTGCATCTTGACAGCATGGCAGGCAGGGTGGAATATGCGCAACTCCTCCACGATGCCAGCGAGGTGAAACTGCTCGAGCCGGGCAGGCACAGTGAATGGAGCATCGCTGAAACTGCCGCCGATACGCTGACACTGGAATTGCCGGTGGCCAAACCCAGGGTAACGGTGCCGGTGGTAGAATTGTTCCTCCGTTGA
- a CDS encoding D-2-hydroxyacid dehydrogenase, translating into MKLLIPQALAPLLEPRLAEIAPDLSVVRFDDQGEPDGDISDATILVRWWTPMSVLRTTLAAAPGLRWIHTPSAGVEHLLIPEILERDIVLTNSAGAQAIPIAEFVMMYMLNHVKRAFDLRALAPDEWERGEAIPCDELFERTLLIIGYGHIGAEIAKRARSFGMRVLASRRRPQPTTDVDLIVGEHGWRDLLPQADFVVLATPLTAATRGMFDADAFARMKPDAYLINIARGQIVDTDALLDALHSGRIAGAALDALPIEPLPPDHPLWKAPNTWITPHISYASPRTRERIINIFCENLHRYLRGEPLLNVVDKQAGY; encoded by the coding sequence ATGAAATTGCTTATTCCGCAGGCGCTCGCTCCTCTGCTCGAACCACGCCTGGCGGAGATCGCGCCTGACCTGTCGGTGGTGCGTTTTGATGATCAGGGCGAACCGGATGGCGACATCAGCGATGCGACCATCCTGGTTCGCTGGTGGACGCCGATGAGTGTTCTGCGCACGACGCTTGCGGCAGCCCCCGGATTGCGCTGGATCCATACGCCGAGCGCTGGCGTTGAGCATCTGCTCATTCCCGAAATCCTGGAACGCGACATTGTCCTGACGAACTCGGCAGGCGCCCAGGCCATCCCGATCGCTGAGTTCGTCATGATGTACATGCTGAACCATGTCAAACGCGCGTTCGACCTCAGGGCGCTGGCGCCCGATGAGTGGGAGCGTGGCGAAGCCATTCCGTGCGATGAGTTGTTCGAGCGCACGCTGCTGATCATCGGCTATGGGCATATCGGCGCGGAGATTGCAAAACGGGCGCGCAGTTTCGGTATGCGGGTGCTTGCCAGTCGTCGCCGCCCTCAACCAACCACCGATGTCGATCTGATCGTCGGTGAGCACGGCTGGCGCGATCTGCTCCCGCAGGCGGATTTCGTCGTGCTCGCTACACCGTTGACTGCTGCGACCCGTGGTATGTTCGACGCCGACGCTTTCGCGCGGATGAAACCGGACGCCTACCTGATCAATATCGCGCGCGGTCAGATTGTCGATACCGATGCGCTGCTGGACGCGCTCCACAGTGGCCGCATCGCCGGCGCGGCGCTCGACGCGCTGCCCATCGAGCCGCTCCCGCCTGACCATCCGCTCTGGAAGGCGCCCAACACCTGGATTACGCCGCATATCTCGTATGCGTCACCGCGTACCCGCGAACGCATCATCAACATATTCTGTGAGAACCTGCACCGCTATCTGCGCGGCGAACCGCTGCTGAATGTGGTGGATAAACAGGCGGGATACTGA
- a CDS encoding metal-dependent hydrolase — MATIGRETTISWLGHGTFHILTPGGKKVLIDAWVDGNPSCPDEWKQRVRSEGLDVIFLTHGHFDHIADILALANETSATIVGQFDITSWIASKGVSQDRLVGFNKGGTVEVAGIRATMTHATHSSTFTDNGVIVPMGTEAGYVLRMENGFTIYHTGDTAVTMDMQIIGDLYHPELVILPIGDHFTMDPMQAAYALKLIRPTFAIPEHYGTFPILRGTPDQLREQCNAFGVNVTVIDLKPGESVS; from the coding sequence ATGGCAACAATCGGTCGCGAGACGACGATCAGCTGGCTTGGACATGGCACGTTTCACATTCTGACTCCCGGAGGAAAGAAGGTGCTCATTGACGCCTGGGTTGACGGCAACCCGTCCTGCCCCGACGAGTGGAAACAGCGCGTGCGGAGCGAAGGTCTCGATGTTATCTTCCTGACCCACGGGCATTTCGATCACATTGCCGATATTCTGGCGCTGGCAAACGAAACGAGCGCAACCATCGTCGGGCAGTTCGACATTACTTCCTGGATCGCATCGAAGGGTGTCAGCCAGGATCGCCTGGTCGGGTTCAACAAAGGCGGCACCGTCGAGGTGGCCGGTATCCGCGCCACGATGACCCACGCGACCCATAGCAGCACGTTTACTGACAATGGCGTGATCGTGCCGATGGGCACCGAAGCGGGGTACGTGCTGCGGATGGAGAATGGGTTCACCATCTACCACACCGGTGATACTGCCGTGACCATGGATATGCAGATCATCGGCGACCTGTACCATCCCGAACTGGTCATCCTGCCGATTGGCGATCATTTCACCATGGATCCCATGCAGGCGGCGTATGCGCTGAAATTGATCCGTCCAACATTCGCGATTCCCGAACACTACGGCACCTTCCCGATCCTGCGCGGGACGCCGGATCAACTGCGCGAGCAGTGCAATGCCTTCGGCGTGAACGTCACCGTCATCGATTTGAAGCCCGGCGAATCGGTCAGTTGA